In Sphingobacteriaceae bacterium, the following proteins share a genomic window:
- a CDS encoding NADPH:quinone reductase gives MVMKAIRQHEFGGPEVLRYEDAPIPGLKQGEVRVRVHAVGLNPPDWYLRDGYKMLPPEWQPVVPFPIILGTDISGVVEAVADDIKDFSVGDEVYSMVRFPSYGESQAYAEYVSVPASQLALKPTGIDHRHAAGVPMSLLTAWQFMIELGHNEPNPLQPNKHEPVPLEGKTVLVNGAAGGVGHFAVQLAKWKGAKVIAVASGEQEAFLRELGIDQFIDYTKTNAHEVTHDIDLVIDAVGGPTTGRFLLTLKPGGALFPIFPLGFTGSEEAKKLGVIVSATQVRSNGAQLAEVARLLSDGTIRVAIDSEFKLADARKAHERAALGNTQGKIVLTVVD, from the coding sequence ATGGTAATGAAGGCGATTCGGCAGCACGAGTTCGGTGGCCCTGAGGTGCTGCGTTATGAAGATGCACCGATTCCAGGGTTGAAGCAAGGTGAGGTTCGTGTACGCGTTCACGCTGTTGGCCTCAATCCCCCCGATTGGTATCTGCGTGACGGATATAAGATGCTACCTCCTGAATGGCAACCAGTGGTTCCGTTCCCTATAATCTTGGGGACAGATATTTCGGGAGTAGTAGAGGCGGTTGCTGATGATATCAAAGACTTTTCTGTTGGAGACGAAGTGTATTCGATGGTGCGTTTCCCCAGTTATGGCGAGAGCCAGGCATATGCGGAGTACGTGAGCGTTCCAGCGTCACAACTTGCTCTTAAACCAACCGGAATAGACCATAGACATGCAGCAGGAGTTCCAATGTCGCTTCTTACCGCTTGGCAGTTTATGATAGAGCTAGGTCACAATGAACCGAATCCGCTACAGCCAAACAAACATGAACCTGTGCCGCTAGAAGGCAAGACAGTACTTGTGAACGGAGCAGCAGGTGGTGTTGGGCATTTTGCAGTACAATTGGCCAAGTGGAAGGGTGCTAAGGTAATAGCGGTGGCTTCTGGTGAGCAAGAGGCGTTCTTGCGTGAGCTCGGTATAGACCAATTTATCGATTATACCAAAACCAATGCCCATGAAGTAACGCATGATATTGATCTTGTTATCGATGCAGTTGGTGGCCCTACAACGGGTCGTTTCTTACTTACACTTAAGCCTGGAGGCGCTTTGTTCCCCATTTTTCCATTAGGCTTCACTGGTAGCGAAGAGGCAAAGAAGCTAGGTGTAATAGTCTCGGCAACTCAGGTGCGTTCGAACGGAGCTCAACTTGCGGAGGTCGCTCGTTTGCTAAGTGATGGAACGATTCGTGTAGCCATTGACAGTGAGTTTAAGCTGGCTGATGCTCGCAAAGCGCACGAAAGAGCTGCCCTTGGCAACACTCAGGGCAAGATAGTGCTTACTGTTGTTGACTAG
- a CDS encoding transcriptional regulator produces MCGVDYAFKRIGGKYKGRILWHLKSKAVLRYGELKRTIPDITTKMLTQTLRELEDDKLIIRKVFHEVPPKVEYSLSDTGRELIPFIKHLHNWGNKQLEKGL; encoded by the coding sequence ATGTGTGGTGTTGATTATGCTTTTAAACGCATCGGTGGAAAATATAAAGGACGAATTCTGTGGCATTTGAAATCAAAAGCTGTACTTAGATATGGTGAGTTGAAGAGGACTATACCTGATATTACTACTAAAATGCTTACCCAAACTTTGCGAGAATTGGAAGACGATAAATTAATAATTCGAAAAGTATTTCACGAAGTCCCGCCCAAAGTAGAATATTCCTTGAGCGACACAGGGCGTGAATTAATTCCGTTTATAAAACATCTACATAATTGGGGCAATAAACAATTAGAAAAAGGATTGTAA
- a CDS encoding NAD-dependent dehydratase, which produces MKIVVTGSVGNISKPLIIQLVKQGHTVTVISSSNDRKNEIEALGANASIGKIEDVNFLIQTFSGHDAVYCMLPPFNFFGNKNLDYKKDALLIANNYAQAIQKADIKKVVHLSSVGAEKETGTGLLVFHNIVENVLKKLPSDISITHIRPVSFDYNVYSFMDMIKGRGFLAGFVGKIIYLQHYGIKGLLKGYSGIILSNYGANDMIPWVSPIDIASAIAEEFSLTQSGRKIRYVVSEELTCQQVATILGNAVGKPYLKWVLISDKQMTSAIKQFGASDVIANELTEMNITMHNGNLFEDYYKNKPKTLGKVKMKDFAKEFATKYKNS; this is translated from the coding sequence ATGAAAATAGTTGTAACAGGTTCAGTAGGTAATATAAGTAAGCCACTAATTATTCAATTAGTCAAACAAGGTCATACGGTAACTGTAATAAGCAGTTCTAATGATAGAAAAAATGAAATCGAAGCATTAGGCGCAAATGCTTCAATAGGTAAGATCGAAGATGTAAATTTTTTAATACAAACATTTTCAGGCCATGATGCTGTATATTGTATGCTTCCTCCATTCAACTTTTTTGGAAATAAAAATCTTGATTACAAAAAAGACGCTTTATTGATTGCGAATAACTATGCACAAGCTATTCAAAAAGCTGATATAAAAAAGGTAGTTCATCTTAGCAGTGTTGGTGCGGAAAAAGAAACAGGGACAGGTCTTTTGGTTTTTCATAATATTGTTGAGAATGTATTAAAAAAATTGCCTTCAGATATTTCTATTACACACATACGTCCAGTTTCTTTTGATTATAATGTGTATTCCTTTATGGATATGATAAAAGGAAGAGGTTTTTTAGCGGGTTTTGTGGGGAAAATAATTTACTTACAGCATTACGGAATTAAAGGATTATTAAAAGGCTATTCAGGAATTATTTTATCTAATTATGGAGCTAATGACATGATTCCTTGGGTTTCTCCTATTGATATTGCTTCTGCAATAGCAGAAGAATTTTCATTAACACAATCCGGACGTAAAATTAGATATGTAGTAAGTGAAGAGCTAACGTGTCAGCAAGTAGCAACTATTTTAGGTAATGCAGTTGGTAAGCCTTATTTAAAATGGGTTCTTATAAGCGATAAGCAAATGACAAGTGCAATAAAACAATTTGGCGCATCCGATGTTATAGCCAATGAACTTACTGAAATGAATATTACTATGCACAATGGCAATTTGTTTGAAGATTACTATAAAAATAAACCGAAAACGTTGGGGAAAGTAAAAATGAAAGACTTTGCTAAAGAGTTCGCAACAAAATATAAAAACTCATGA
- a CDS encoding SIGNAL peptide protein: protein MKHILIVISILNMTYSSLAQENADKIIGTWFSKVKEGKVLIYKNGDEYFGKLIYLKNSMDSNGNPVLDSNNPDSIKRKLPLVGVVFLTNFIYDAKTNRWKGKLYDYDGANGNTYDSFITIEKDDTLNIKGFWGLSFFGLNRGLTLSKVKED from the coding sequence ATGAAGCATATTCTAATAGTAATATCAATTTTAAATATGACATATAGTTCACTTGCACAAGAAAATGCAGATAAAATCATTGGCACTTGGTTTAGCAAAGTAAAAGAAGGTAAAGTATTGATTTATAAAAACGGGGATGAGTATTTCGGAAAATTGATCTATTTGAAAAACTCAATGGATAGCAATGGAAACCCTGTTTTAGATAGTAATAATCCCGATAGTATAAAACGAAAACTACCGTTAGTCGGCGTTGTATTTTTGACTAATTTCATTTACGATGCCAAAACAAATAGATGGAAAGGTAAATTGTATGACTATGATGGTGCAAATGGTAACACCTACGATTCATTTATAACAATTGAAAAGGATGACACATTAAATATAAAAGGTTTTTGGGGATTGTCATTTTTCGGGTTGAATCGCGGCCTTACACTATCGAAAGTTAAAGAAGATTGA
- a CDS encoding AraC family transcriptional regulator, with the protein MENLPPYRIKSIKDYHQILGLSKPEHPLVSVVNLEEIKPYIGEEKVKVVFDFYMISLKKIVNGNVKYSYGQQQYDFDEGILFYIAPDQVFSFQADDDFKSSGFVLLVHPDFLWGTSLAKLIKNYEFFNYSANEALFVSEKEETILNNIIKNIEQEYHSNIDKFSESIIISQLESLFNYSDRFYQRQFLTRKISNHQILDRLEKLLDDYFKNDDLLKSGLPTVQFLANQLSTSPNYLSGVLKTLTGQNTQQLIHSKLIEKAKEKLSTTNLTVSEIAYELGFEYSQSFSKLFKTKTKLSPLEFRAKFN; encoded by the coding sequence ATGGAAAACCTACCACCTTATCGCATTAAATCTATAAAAGACTATCATCAAATACTTGGGCTGTCAAAACCTGAACACCCTTTGGTAAGTGTTGTAAATCTTGAAGAAATAAAACCATATATAGGCGAAGAAAAAGTAAAAGTTGTTTTCGACTTTTATATGATTTCACTAAAAAAAATAGTGAATGGAAATGTGAAATACAGTTATGGTCAGCAACAGTATGATTTTGATGAAGGAATTTTATTTTATATAGCACCAGATCAAGTGTTTTCTTTCCAGGCAGATGATGATTTTAAAAGTAGCGGCTTTGTGTTACTTGTGCATCCTGATTTCTTATGGGGGACTTCACTAGCTAAGCTCATTAAAAATTATGAATTTTTTAATTATTCTGCAAATGAAGCTCTATTTGTATCAGAGAAAGAAGAAACTATTCTAAACAACATTATTAAAAATATTGAGCAGGAGTATCATTCTAATATTGACAAGTTTAGTGAAAGCATTATTATTTCGCAATTAGAATCCTTGTTCAATTATTCAGACCGATTTTACCAACGGCAATTTCTTACTCGTAAAATAAGTAATCATCAGATCCTTGACCGATTAGAAAAGTTGCTTGATGATTATTTCAAAAATGATGATTTACTTAAAAGTGGTTTACCTACCGTACAGTTTTTAGCTAATCAATTAAGCACTTCTCCAAACTACCTAAGTGGTGTTCTTAAAACACTCACCGGGCAAAATACACAACAACTCATTCATTCCAAATTAATAGAAAAAGCTAAGGAAAAATTGTCAACTACAAACTTAACTGTAAGTGAAATTGCTTATGAATTGGGATTTGAGTATTCGCAATCCTTTAGCAAATTATTTAAAACAAAAACTAAACTTTCTCCTTTGGAGTTTAGGGCGAAATTTAACTAA
- a CDS encoding AraC family transcriptional regulator, translating into MKKPSNIDNSIIKFVNALGKDTPQELTAEFKKFEIKVFEVYDFVPDLLLTIRSYIVKKNFKHRFENIKTIKNGIFFSFHNFFKDELDQNSSIRIKEELPHVKVIPMNSTQEHTFHKNTHMKHVGILICTDYLKAFLKEDAEKFAYLLSSKDSFVMEEFMSDDVLRIINEMVNSKKDESLSKFHFKLKAIELLYLLFRSLDKREQVSFQSLKPIEIENLYKVRDRLIAHLDIAPSLTELKAIACMNEIKLRKLFTQVFGMSIYDYFQLVRMKEAARLLKEAGKNVSEVGYDLGFTNLSHFSREFEKHIGVKPKKYQGSLMIS; encoded by the coding sequence ATGAAGAAGCCGTCAAATATAGATAATTCAATCATTAAATTTGTCAATGCATTAGGCAAAGATACTCCCCAAGAATTGACCGCAGAATTTAAAAAATTTGAAATAAAAGTTTTTGAAGTCTATGATTTTGTACCGGATTTATTATTAACCATAAGGTCATATATTGTAAAGAAAAATTTCAAACATCGTTTTGAAAATATTAAGACAATTAAAAATGGAATTTTTTTTTCTTTTCATAATTTTTTTAAAGATGAACTGGATCAAAACTCTTCTATTAGAATTAAGGAAGAATTACCACATGTGAAAGTAATCCCAATGAATAGTACCCAAGAACATACTTTCCATAAAAATACTCACATGAAACATGTAGGGATACTTATTTGTACTGATTATCTCAAGGCTTTTTTAAAAGAAGATGCGGAAAAATTCGCGTACCTGTTGTCAAGTAAGGATAGTTTTGTTATGGAAGAGTTTATGTCTGATGATGTGTTACGAATAATAAATGAAATGGTAAACTCTAAAAAAGATGAAAGTCTATCAAAATTTCATTTTAAATTAAAAGCCATTGAACTCCTGTATTTACTTTTTCGCAGTCTTGACAAAAGAGAACAAGTTTCATTTCAAAGTCTGAAACCCATTGAAATTGAGAACCTATATAAAGTAAGAGATAGATTGATAGCTCATCTTGATATAGCACCTTCTCTTACGGAGTTAAAAGCCATTGCCTGCATGAATGAAATAAAACTTAGGAAACTATTTACTCAAGTTTTTGGCATGAGCATTTACGACTATTTCCAACTTGTACGTATGAAGGAAGCCGCAAGATTGTTGAAAGAAGCGGGCAAAAATGTATCAGAAGTGGGTTATGATTTAGGATTTACCAATCTTAGTCATTTTAGTAGGGAATTTGAGAAACATATAGGTGTGAAGCCCAAGAAGTATCAGGGTAGTTTGATGATTAGTTAA
- a CDS encoding FAD-binding monooxygenase produces the protein MKKTVLISGASIAGLTMAYWMNKYGYKVAVVEIGSAPRMGGTPIDVRGDSLDTAMRMGIIDELKAAKLPTMGMEFMNAESLVEGRMLVDEISIRPGEDIEIRRDDLVNIIYANTQEGIEYKFSNQIKKIEQSNDAVIVTFNDEKCESYDLLIGADGLHSGVRKLVFGPEEQFTNFLNFYFTIMQVDESFGKINTGQVFNTPNHMATIYFYNRGFADALLAFKSPHKIAYDFRDTEAQKKIVIDAFKNVGWKVPQLLEVIKNAKNFYFDQGCQIKMPTWTNGRVALIGDAGYAPAFPTGMGVTLAMQGATALADAIASSDDYKIAFQKYNESFRPFVDSLQATVYKGIEFLLPETQEAIDARNKAMN, from the coding sequence ATGAAAAAAACAGTATTGATATCAGGAGCAAGCATTGCAGGGCTAACAATGGCGTATTGGATGAATAAATATGGTTACAAAGTAGCCGTAGTAGAAATTGGCTCAGCACCGCGTATGGGTGGAACACCCATAGATGTGAGAGGCGATTCATTGGATACCGCCATGCGCATGGGGATAATCGATGAGCTAAAAGCTGCAAAACTTCCTACAATGGGTATGGAATTCATGAACGCAGAGAGTTTAGTAGAGGGAAGGATGCTTGTCGATGAAATATCTATTAGACCGGGTGAAGATATTGAAATCAGACGAGATGATTTAGTGAATATCATATATGCAAATACACAAGAAGGTATTGAGTATAAGTTTAGTAATCAAATAAAAAAGATTGAACAAAGTAATGATGCAGTTATAGTTACGTTTAATGATGAAAAGTGTGAATCTTATGATCTTTTAATAGGTGCTGATGGGCTTCACTCAGGCGTAAGAAAATTAGTTTTTGGGCCTGAGGAGCAGTTTACCAATTTCTTAAATTTCTATTTTACAATTATGCAGGTGGACGAAAGTTTTGGTAAAATAAACACAGGGCAAGTGTTCAATACCCCAAATCACATGGCAACAATATACTTTTATAATAGAGGTTTTGCTGACGCTCTATTAGCTTTTAAATCACCTCATAAAATTGCTTATGATTTTAGAGATACCGAAGCACAAAAAAAAATAGTTATAGATGCTTTTAAAAACGTAGGGTGGAAAGTGCCACAACTTCTTGAGGTAATTAAAAACGCCAAAAACTTTTATTTCGACCAAGGTTGTCAAATAAAAATGCCAACCTGGACGAATGGAAGGGTCGCATTAATTGGTGACGCAGGTTATGCCCCCGCATTCCCCACTGGTATGGGAGTGACTTTAGCTATGCAAGGAGCAACGGCTCTGGCAGATGCAATTGCTAGTAGTGATGATTATAAAATTGCATTTCAGAAATACAACGAATCATTTAGGCCATTCGTTGATTCTTTGCAGGCAACAGTCTATAAAGGCATTGAATTTCTTTTGCCCGAAACACAAGAAGCAATAGACGCAAGGAATAAAGCAATGAATTAA
- a CDS encoding SAM-dependent methyltransferase produces the protein MPEFWEESFRDKQEMWGWKPADSAIEASQLFKKYGLKKILIPGFGYGRNAKNFTDNGFKVTGIEISETAIDLAKKHFGDGIKVYHGSVNSMPYDQEVYDGIFCYALIHLLNENERIKLIANCYNQLRPNGYMVFVSISKLDFRYGQGKETSKDSFETWPGVTLFFYDSDSIKTEFGNYGLIDAEEINEPIKDLSDKPKQNFWYIICKK, from the coding sequence ATGCCAGAATTTTGGGAGGAAAGTTTTAGAGATAAACAAGAGATGTGGGGATGGAAGCCCGCGGATTCCGCTATAGAAGCATCTCAATTATTTAAAAAATATGGATTAAAGAAGATCCTAATTCCCGGATTTGGTTACGGTAGAAATGCCAAGAATTTTACAGATAATGGTTTCAAGGTAACCGGAATTGAGATTTCTGAAACAGCAATTGATTTAGCAAAAAAACATTTTGGAGATGGTATAAAAGTATATCATGGTTCTGTTAATTCAATGCCGTATGACCAGGAAGTTTACGATGGAATTTTTTGTTATGCTTTAATCCATTTATTAAATGAGAATGAACGAATAAAACTGATTGCTAATTGTTATAATCAACTTAGACCTAATGGATACATGGTTTTTGTTTCAATTTCAAAATTGGATTTTAGATATGGACAAGGAAAAGAAACAAGCAAAGACTCATTTGAAACTTGGCCAGGTGTAACTTTGTTTTTTTATGATTCGGATTCAATTAAAACAGAATTTGGTAACTATGGTTTGATAGATGCTGAAGAAATTAATGAACCAATAAAGGATTTGAGTGATAAACCCAAACAAAACTTTTGGTATATAATATGCAAAAAGTAA
- a CDS encoding SAM-dependent methyltransferase encodes MTSCNSNDQSNSKENNMEHKEHNHGKHSHAGHGFTDKKAVEEMAKKFESPERDSMQQPQKILQYIGDIKGNTLMDIGAATGYFSVKFADKGANVIAADVSEEFQNYLKERIEKNNIKNIELRKTPYDNPLLKDGEADIVFIANTYHHIENRTDYFSKVKKGLKPTGELIVVDYFNTELPKEITAPPMEIRASVDQVVFELKKAGFTSFEVEVNLLPYQYIIKAK; translated from the coding sequence ATGACTTCATGCAATAGTAATGATCAATCAAACTCTAAAGAAAACAATATGGAACATAAAGAACACAACCACGGAAAACATTCTCATGCAGGGCATGGGTTTACAGATAAAAAAGCTGTAGAAGAAATGGCAAAAAAATTTGAATCACCTGAAAGAGATTCAATGCAGCAGCCTCAAAAGATATTGCAGTATATTGGAGATATAAAAGGGAATACCCTTATGGATATTGGGGCTGCAACTGGTTATTTTTCGGTAAAATTTGCTGATAAAGGCGCAAATGTTATTGCTGCGGATGTAAGCGAAGAGTTTCAGAATTATTTAAAGGAACGTATTGAAAAAAATAACATTAAAAACATTGAACTAAGAAAAACACCTTATGACAACCCTTTATTAAAGGATGGCGAAGCGGATATTGTTTTTATTGCAAATACGTATCATCATATTGAAAACCGAACAGACTATTTTAGTAAAGTTAAAAAGGGACTTAAACCGACTGGAGAATTAATAGTTGTTGATTACTTTAATACTGAATTACCGAAGGAAATAACAGCGCCTCCTATGGAAATAAGAGCATCTGTTGACCAAGTTGTGTTTGAGCTAAAGAAAGCGGGTTTTACTTCCTTTGAAGTTGAAGTGAACCTGTTGCCTTATCAATATATTATTAAAGCAAAATAA
- a CDS encoding pyridine nucleotide-disulfide oxidoreductase, with protein MNRRDVIKQGGLAALALAIPRSLTALIKYNPMIDSKKFDVIIIGGSYSGLSAAMALGRSLRNVLIIDSGLPCNRQTPHSHNFITHDGEKPSIIAEKAKSQVLNYSTVKFLNDVAVSGKKIENGFVITTQKGEEIEAKKLVFATGIKDTMPDIKGLAECWGISVVHCPYCHGYELRNKNTGIIADGVKGFHLASMVNNLTNKLTLLTNSKADFTEEQRVKLNKHDIAIIETTIKEIEHKNGIMNNVIFSDGSKKAFDGLYAALPFTQHSDIPTSLGCELTELGYLKVSPFQETNITGVFACGDNSSMMRSVANAVYTGNLTGAVVNGKLVEEKF; from the coding sequence ATGAACAGAAGAGATGTTATAAAGCAAGGTGGGCTGGCTGCATTAGCACTTGCTATACCTCGTTCATTAACTGCGCTTATAAAGTATAATCCTATGATAGACAGTAAAAAATTTGATGTGATCATTATTGGCGGAAGCTATTCGGGGCTATCTGCGGCAATGGCATTGGGACGTTCGTTAAGGAATGTTCTAATTATAGATAGTGGATTACCCTGCAACCGCCAAACACCACATTCGCATAACTTCATTACTCATGATGGAGAAAAGCCGAGTATAATAGCGGAAAAGGCTAAAAGCCAGGTTTTAAATTATAGCACGGTAAAATTTTTGAATGACGTTGCTGTAAGCGGAAAGAAAATTGAAAATGGTTTTGTGATCACAACACAAAAAGGAGAAGAGATTGAGGCGAAGAAATTAGTTTTTGCTACGGGTATAAAAGACACTATGCCTGACATAAAAGGCCTTGCTGAGTGTTGGGGGATTTCGGTAGTGCATTGCCCTTATTGTCATGGTTACGAATTACGGAATAAAAACACCGGCATAATTGCCGATGGTGTTAAGGGTTTTCATTTAGCGTCTATGGTTAATAATCTTACGAATAAACTTACACTCCTTACAAATAGCAAGGCGGATTTCACGGAAGAACAAAGAGTAAAGTTAAATAAGCATGATATAGCCATTATTGAAACTACCATTAAAGAAATTGAACACAAAAATGGAATAATGAATAATGTAATTTTCTCAGATGGCAGTAAAAAAGCATTTGATGGACTTTATGCTGCGTTGCCATTTACACAACATTCTGATATTCCCACATCACTTGGCTGTGAACTTACAGAGCTTGGGTATTTAAAAGTGAGTCCATTTCAAGAAACCAATATCACTGGTGTGTTTGCCTGTGGTGATAATAGTAGTATGATGCGATCGGTAGCTAATGCCGTTTATACCGGGAACCTAACCGGGGCTGTGGTGAACGGTAAATTAGTAGAAGAGAAATTTTAA
- a CDS encoding transcriptional regulator — MKRRNTESQDAVLSILTASRKAMSQHAIENKMDVEADRVTVYRILNRFVEDGIVHKIVADDGKQYFAVCVKCDDKKKLPDNHFHFRCTKCETIQCMPTLVNFSVPRGYKVEKLNCVLVGVCKDCA, encoded by the coding sequence ATGAAAAGAAGAAATACTGAATCACAAGACGCTGTATTATCTATATTAACAGCTTCAAGAAAAGCAATGAGCCAGCATGCTATTGAAAACAAAATGGATGTAGAGGCAGACAGAGTTACGGTGTATAGAATCCTCAATCGCTTTGTTGAAGATGGAATAGTGCATAAAATAGTAGCAGATGATGGAAAGCAATATTTTGCCGTTTGTGTTAAATGTGATGACAAGAAGAAACTGCCTGATAATCATTTTCACTTCCGCTGTACAAAATGCGAAACAATACAATGTATGCCAACATTAGTAAACTTTTCAGTTCCTAGAGGCTATAAGGTAGAAAAATTAAATTGTGTGCTTGTTGGGGTTTGTAAGGATTGTGCTTAA
- a CDS encoding transcriptional regulator: MQLAIKSSLPDNSISHFVHSFWMLENNTGKEIPSTLLPNGMVDLTFMKRGSENWEAVVRGIDTVPSQVVIPVGTKMFSVGLKLLAVEYLLSDSIKDVLNYGKRLEKDFWEFKDSDLNNLKSFSKKVTSKIEFMSIKDLDSRKKKLFELIYSSQGSITVKELSEKVYWSSRQINRYFNQQFGLSLKAYCNILRFSASFKHISEGNLFPEQNFTDQNHFIKETKKYSGVTPKELSKNKNDRFIDITAIKKLLVKNG, translated from the coding sequence ATGCAATTGGCGATCAAGTCATCTTTACCTGATAACTCCATTTCTCATTTCGTTCATAGTTTTTGGATGCTGGAAAACAATACTGGCAAGGAGATACCTTCAACTTTGCTCCCTAATGGAATGGTTGATTTAACTTTTATGAAAAGAGGCTCTGAGAATTGGGAAGCGGTTGTTAGAGGCATTGATACTGTACCAAGCCAGGTTGTTATTCCTGTAGGTACAAAAATGTTTTCTGTAGGGCTTAAATTATTAGCTGTGGAATATCTTTTAAGCGATTCTATTAAAGATGTATTAAACTATGGTAAACGCCTTGAAAAGGATTTTTGGGAATTTAAAGACAGCGATCTAAATAATTTGAAGAGTTTTTCTAAAAAAGTAACATCGAAAATAGAATTCATGTCAATTAAGGATCTTGACAGCCGGAAAAAAAAGTTATTTGAACTTATATATTCTTCACAAGGTTCAATAACAGTAAAAGAGCTTTCTGAAAAGGTTTACTGGAGTAGCCGTCAGATAAATCGCTACTTCAATCAACAGTTTGGTCTTTCACTCAAAGCATATTGTAATATTCTTCGGTTCAGCGCCTCGTTCAAACACATCAGCGAAGGCAACCTTTTCCCTGAACAAAATTTTACCGACCAAAATCATTTCATTAAAGAAACAAAGAAGTACTCAGGAGTAACACCAAAAGAATTGAGTAAAAACAAAAATGATCGTTTTATTGATATTACTGCTATCAAAAAACTCCTGGTAAAAAACGGCTGA
- a CDS encoding transcriptional regulator — MDLKKTEIDFKNCDPDVGMALLEVVNLFAGKWRMIIFATLYMEDMRFKELQQYIPNITPRMLSKELKDLEMSGIVKRHVYDEIPVLIQYGLTDSARELLPTFKQFVEWGLRHRKKAKKK; from the coding sequence ATGGATCTTAAAAAAACTGAAATAGATTTTAAGAATTGTGATCCGGATGTTGGTATGGCTTTATTGGAAGTGGTAAATTTATTTGCTGGTAAATGGCGAATGATAATTTTTGCAACTTTATATATGGAGGATATGAGATTTAAGGAACTTCAACAATACATTCCAAATATAACCCCTCGAATGCTCTCAAAGGAATTAAAGGATTTAGAAATGAGTGGCATTGTAAAACGACATGTTTATGATGAAATACCAGTATTAATTCAATATGGACTTACAGATTCTGCCAGGGAGCTTCTACCAACATTTAAGCAGTTTGTTGAGTGGGGCTTAAGACATAGAAAGAAAGCGAAAAAGAAGTAA
- a CDS encoding ketopantoate reductase: MKILMFGRGVISTQYAWALEKAGHTVEFYVRPGRKAEFGSTVTLNLLDARKKIRGIPVKENWPVTLIEDFNADHSYDLIFVSVQHYHFKKVAEHLSDKVGKATVLLFNNFWEEPLEQVASLPVKQLVWGFPQAGGGFDSKGVLNGSILGGITIGTFHSELTDRDLAVIELFRSAGIKSTISKDFRSWLFGHFAMNAAMLIEILKAKTTMLVAFQTTKHWKNAIANGKGLLPLLKARNVDITKSPVLKIFGVPPWLISFGMKLAIRFLPPLKHSFSNHSNQEEIDSYAKDVMAMAEKLKISLPRYESRVKY, encoded by the coding sequence ATGAAAATATTGATGTTTGGCAGAGGGGTTATTTCAACACAATACGCTTGGGCACTTGAAAAAGCAGGGCACACCGTTGAGTTTTATGTAAGACCTGGTAGAAAAGCTGAATTCGGTTCTACCGTAACATTAAACCTTTTAGATGCTCGAAAGAAAATAAGAGGTATACCTGTGAAAGAAAATTGGCCTGTTACCTTGATAGAAGATTTTAATGCAGATCATAGTTACGATTTGATATTTGTAAGCGTACAGCATTATCATTTTAAGAAAGTAGCAGAGCACTTGTCAGACAAAGTTGGTAAAGCAACTGTATTACTCTTTAATAATTTCTGGGAAGAACCTTTAGAACAAGTGGCAAGTTTGCCTGTTAAGCAATTAGTATGGGGCTTTCCGCAAGCCGGTGGAGGCTTTGATAGTAAAGGGGTCTTGAACGGCTCTATTTTAGGAGGTATTACAATTGGCACTTTTCATTCAGAATTAACCGATAGAGATTTAGCAGTAATAGAGTTGTTCAGATCAGCAGGTATCAAAAGCACAATAAGTAAAGATTTTCGGTCATGGCTTTTCGGTCATTTTGCGATGAATGCCGCAATGCTTATAGAAATTTTAAAAGCTAAGACCACCATGCTTGTGGCATTCCAAACAACCAAACACTGGAAGAATGCAATAGCAAACGGAAAGGGCTTATTGCCCTTGCTAAAAGCCCGAAATGTAGATATTACAAAAAGTCCGGTTCTTAAAATATTTGGCGTACCACCTTGGCTGATAAGTTTTGGAATGAAACTGGCAATTAGATTTTTACCCCCCTTAAAGCATAGTTTTTCCAATCATTCAAATCAGGAGGAAATTGATTCTTATGCTAAAGATGTGATGGCTATGGCAGAAAAATTAAAAATTAGTTTGCCAAGGTATGAATCACGCGTAAAATACTAA